The segment TCCGCGCTACCGGGGGAAGATCATGGTCCTTAACGGAAGGCGCCTGAACCCTAAGCTCTTGCGCGAGCGGACGTGGCAGGCCGCAAGGCAGGTGGTAGATCAAGGCCATCACGCGTCCCTTCGCATTGGGGGTCACCTTGAAGCGGAGTTGGTTGGCAAGGCGCGATTGATTACCCCATGCTTGGACCGCGTGATTTGTCACGGGGTAAGCCAGTAAATGACGCCGTTCGAACGGTCCCTGCGCACCCAGCTTAAGTTGCGTACGGAACCCGATCTTGACCTTAGCCAGAGCTTGCATGGCGGCCCGCCAGTCAGAAAAGGTCTCTTTCGACCTCCAGACCAGCAAATGGTTATCGGCGCTTCGGCCCAACGCGTGCGGCCAGTCCAGTTCTAGGCATTCCCTCAGCGGGCGCGAGACCCGGCCCAACAAACCATTCTGGATTCCCGCTTGCGCGGGAATGACGGCGGTGATGCTCGCGTGTTCCAGGGAAATCGAACCCCAGCCGTTGCGCGAACGGCCGCCGAGACTGCCGAACCACTGCATGAGCTGGATGGCATCTGCCACCGCGGTTTCGTCATCCGGCCAAACCAGTCGAAGGCGGGCTGATTCTCCAGATTGTATGGCTACGTTGGCTTTCAAGGCGGTCCCTTGTTGATACCGGAGCGGGCCATATCCCAGGTAGAGATGGGCACCCACCTCTCTGCCGTTAGGGCCCACTTCCGGATGGTCGACTCTCGGGTCATTACCCCAAATGCCTTGAAGTGTACCTTGAGCCCATATGTCCAGACGCAACCGGACCTGGCTCTTCTGACTCTCCCCACCCTTGTCATTGGCCGCCCCAAATAGCCGCGCTTCCGCTTCGCGCAACCGGGCGTGGTTGAAAGCGCAATCGCGCGCGGCGGCCACCCGCCACCATTGCCGGAGTAGGGCCTTGAACGGCGGGGTGCGCCACTGGGCCTGCTGCTCGGCGTTGCCGAGGAAGGCGGGGGTGGTGAAGGTAACTTTATATTCGAGTGTCCGCATTGTGCCGACTCCTGATTGCGATTGTGTCATCGCCTCTGCTTGGCTTTACGTTTGACAAGCTTGCCGCCGCCGTCGATGTTCGATCGCTCACGCGCCGGTCACTTGTCTCCTCTTTCGGCCGTCGCAATGGTCGTGTACCTGATCTGGACGGGCTCAAGGTCCAAGCCGTGTGTCCAGTTCGGACGCCGGTTGAAGCGCTGGATGAGGTACGGCGTAGCCGCAGGGCCAAGGGCGGCTTTCAGCAGCCGATTAGCGTGGGATTTGCGGCGCTCGAAGAAGTTCTTGTCCATCCCTTGCCGTAGGGCCGCCACCGTCCGATCATTATCCCCGAGAACCCCGATGATCGCCTGGTGCTCCGCCAGCACAGCCTGAGCATAATCGGGCTCCGGAACCCCGTCCTTAGGGCAGGCCAGCGGCGGCTGCCCTCGCTGACAGCGGCGCGCGAGCCAACTGTAGAAGGCGAGTTCCACGGGCGGAACGGTGACGGTCTGGCCGGCTACACTGATAGATCGATGCCTCAGGTCGATGGTAAGATCGGGCGGTCCAAGGACACGTCTGGCCGCAGCAACGGTCTGGCTGAAGCTCGACCGGCCTGTGAGCAGGTTCACGGGTAAGCCGTGGCGCAGACTCACGAAGGGGATTACCGCCAGCGCGACCCGCGCATCGGCGCAATTCGCAAGCTTATTGTCACGAGTGGTAATGATCCGCTCGTACGGCGTCGGATAGAAGAAGTCCCAACTCGATTCGAATGGCTCGCTCACCAACACATGCGACAACCGGTCTTGTAGGCGCCCATAGAGCGATAAGGCGTAGCCGAGGTAGAAGCCCATGGTCTTGCGCCCGCCGGCGATGGAGACGTGCAGGGCGGTCTGCGGATCGGCGGTGAGTTGCCGGACGGTCTCAGTGATGAGATCGGCGCCGCGCTCGTTATCGGAAGGCGTACGGATGTCGGTCAAGGTACCGTCACCGTCGGAGAGTATCGCAATACGGTTGCGGTCAAACGCGATGTGGGGGAGCGCATAGTCGCGGCGCAAGCGGGAAAACCAGCCTGGGTCCTCAGAACGCAGCGCCAGTTGGGCGCGTTCCGCGCCCTCGGCGGTCGTAATGAGCCTGACTTCGGTCGGCACAAAGGGCGGTGATTGACAGACCGCCAGGGCGTACAGGGTTTCGGTGACCACCTGGGGCGACAGGCCGGTCACGGCCAGGAGAATCCGTTTCGGGTACATATGAGGAGCTGCAGGATCGAGGTAGTGTGTCATCTTGTGTGAGCTTCCATGATGGTGCCGTACATCGATCTTCGTGGCCCCATCGACATACTCCGCACCCCCTCACCCTCTCCCTCTCCCACCAGGGGAGAGGGAGAGGGTGAGGGTATACTGGCCCAGTCCCATGCTGGTGCCCTTCCCCACGTGGGTCCACTGCCCTACCCACAGGTATGGCCAGAACGGGACGATCTCACCACCGTCAAGCCCAAATTCTCCCATCAGGCCGCCCATCTGCATCATCGTCCGTTGTCGCGACGAGTAACGAGTCCAGTCGTGCCATTGGAGTGTGGTCCAGAGGAGCCGCACCTGCCGCGCCTGCTCCAGCAGACCGCGAAAATCGATGTCGAGCGGGAGGTCCCCGTGGAAATAGGTCAACATAGACAGCCGTCGAAGGAGAGTCCCAAAAAGGTCCGCGAAGACGAATTCCTGGGGACCCACAAGCGCCTCGCGTCGCTGCAGTCGAAGAGGTGAAGACAGCGTGATTCTCACCAACGCGGGACACGTTGGCGGGATGGGCATCTCGGGCGGCAGGGGCTTGAGTTGGCCTTCCGGCGCATAGATCCTCCGCCAATCCCCAGTCGTCCAGTCGGCCTGTCGAACCTCGATGAGCGACAGCCGGATTCGCCGTCGCCCGATCCCATCAGCAGCCGCTCGTGTCATCGCATGAATGATATACGGCAGGTAGCGGTTGCCGTAGCCAAACAGGTTCAGGCCGAGCATATTGGCGCCGCTTGTGGCGGTAACATCATGGATCTGGAGTGAAAACGGATGGGGCGCAGCAGTATAACGCCGCATCTTAAGACTGCCATTTGGGATTGGCGTCTCAAAGAGGTAGGAGTACGCGCAAGTTGCCTTCAGCAGACAGGTAGTACAGCTTTCCAGGCGGGTGACGCAGACGGCCTGGCGCAGGGCGCGCCCAAAGGCGCCGCGCCAGGCAGATCCCGAAAAGTGGGGCCAGCCCGTTGTGCTGTCCGGCGCGAAGAGGAGCCGATAATGACCGACCGCGAGCCTCAACCCGCCGTTGGGCGAGAGCGCCTGGTCTCCATTGAGGGGCTCGTGCGTCGCTGTTTCGTTCATGTTCATCTCGCGTGCTCTGTCCTCCGATGATGTAACATGATGGCCTCTCATCACATTGACGGCAAGGATCACAAGCTTGCAGCATCCTTAGACGACACATCGGACGATAGCGACACAAAGCGCTCAGAGAATAGGACGAATCTGCCGGAAAGATCAGCAGATGTCAATAGAAAGTTGCGGCTCCACAGTGAGAATTGCGGCGCGTAATCTGTTCCTGTATTTGACATTGGGAGCAGCGCAGGGTGTGGCAGTCACAGCGCTGTGGCCCTGAAAGACGGTGAGATTGCTTCGTCGCGGTGCTCCTCGCAATGACGCGATGGGGCTTTCGAAGTCCTGAATCTGGCGATAGTGCGAAGAACGGTGAGATTGCTTCGGTCGCTACGCTCCCTCGCAATGACCGATACGGGAGACTTTCTAACCCATGACACGAGGGGGTGCAGTGAAGCGAAAGAGTGCGGATGGGCGGTTGGAATACAGCGCGATGGGAGGCGATGAACGATGTTGGGTGGCTTGCCGGATGGCGGTTACGTTGTATAAAACTTACCGCCACGAACAAGTATCCGCTGCTTGCAGGCGGAACACGTAATTGCTTTCGCCCGATAGACCGCTACGTCATGGCCGCAGTACGGGCACGGACCGGCAAGAATCGAGATGAAAAAGCCTATGGGGGCGAGAAAAAAGAGCATCGTGCCGAGCAGGAAGCCGAGGGTCCCTGCGGTACCACCAATCCCAGGGACAGCGAATAGGGCGAGCCCGACCCCACACATGACTGTCCCGGCTGCAAGCATGATCCCCATCCACTTGAGCTTCATCTCCCTCCGCTCAGGTGTCGTCATTCGCGGCGTGCTCTCGTCCATTCTTTGTCCTCCTCCTCCTCTCTCCTGGAACGGCCACTAGTGTAGTGTCCCAGAAACGCGCTTACAGAGTTCGTCATTCCGGGCTTGACCCGGAATCCAGTCTTTCTGCTCTGGATTCCCGCTTCCGCGGGAATGACGGCTCCAAAACGAATGTTAAGGAAGCGTTAGATACACTGCACCAGTACTTCATTGCGACGGTTAGCGTACATAAATCGTCATACCGGCGAAAGCCGGTATCCAGCAAAACCGTCAGGCGCCTTCGCATCCTAATCTGACATTATAGCGCGCCCACTGTGCAGACACGCCCTTGCCGCGTGAATCGCGGTCGCGAAGGCAGCGGTCGCGGCGGTGATGTCGGCGGCTCCGACGATGGCCGAGATGACGGCGGCCCCGGTTGCGCCGGCGGCGATCACCTCGCCGACGTTGTTGAGTGCGATGCCGCCGATGGCGATCAGCGGCAGATCGATCCGGGACCGCAGTTGCCGGATGATGCCGCAGCCCCGCGGCTCGTAGCCGGTGGCCTTCGTCCCGGTCGCGAAGATCGGTCCGATGCCCAGGTAATCGGCCCCCTGCTCCGTCGCCTCGAGCGCCTGCTCAAGCGAGTGGGTGGAAACCCCGAGGATCTTGTCCGGCCCCAGGACCCTACGCGCGGCCGGTGGCGGCAAGTCGTCCTGCCCCAGATGGACGCCGTCGGCATCGGCGGCAAGCGCCAGGTCCAGTCGGTCATTGACGATGAAGCAGACGCCGCGCTCGCGACAGAGTTGGGCGATCTGACGCGCCTCTGGCAGAAGCTGCCCGGGTCCTGCCACCTTGTCCCGAAGCTGGATCATCGACGCGCCGCCCTCCACCGCGCGCGCCGCGATCTCGACGTGGCTCAGCCCGCGCGCCGACTGTCGGTCGGTGATGACGCACAGGCGGCATGCATCCGCAGCAATCACGATGCTCAGGCGCGCTCGACGTAGGCGCCGGTGCGGGTATCGACGCGCAGCAGGTCGCCGATGTTGATGAACAGCGGTACCTGGATCGTCGCGCCAGTTTCCAGCGTCGCCGGCTTGGTGGCGCCTGTTGCGGTGTCGCCGCGAAGGCCCGGTTCGGTCTCCGCCACCCGCAGCTCGACGAAGGTCGGCAGCACCACGCCGAGCGGCTCGCCGCGATGGTTCATCACCGAGATGATCATCTCGTCTTTCAGAAAGCCGCTGGCCTCTCCGAGCAACTTCTCGTCTATCGTAAACTGCTCAAAATTCTCGGTATCCATAAAATGGTAGACGTCGCCATCATGATAGAGGAACTGTACCTTTCGATCCTCCACCTCCGCCTTCGGGAGCTTCTCTTCGGTTCTGAAGGTCCGGTCGATGATGCCGCCGGTCTTCATGTTCTTCAGTTTGGTCCGCATGAAGGCGCCGCCCTTGCCGGGCTTGACCCATTGAAAGTCCGTAACCACGTATGGGGTGCCGTCCAATTCCACCTTCACCCCGGGGCGCAGATCTCCTCCAGAAATCATCATCTCTTCTGTTCTCCATAAGTAAGCGATATCCGAGCATTCATCTTATCATCCCTTTTTCTCGAGTAGCTGAAGGGCCGCGTCGAGCCCGAGCCGATAGCTCAAGGCGCCGAATCCGCTGATCTGACCGACCGCCACGTCGGCGATCAACGACCGATGACGAAACGGCTCGCGGCGGTAGATGTTCGACAGATGGACCTCAACCGTCGGGATCGACACGGCAATAATCGCATCCCGCAGCCCGACACTTGTATGAGTCAAGCCGCCGGCATTCACGATCAGGGCCTCGGCCCAACCGATCGCCTCGTGAATGGCGTCGATCAGCGCGCCTTCGTGATTGGATTGAACGAATCGGATTTCGGCGCCCCGCGCGTCGGCGTAGGATCGTAACGCCTCTTCTATCTCTTTTAGTGTCGTACGACCGTAATGGTTCGGTTCTCGACGGCCCAACAGGTTCAGGTTGGGGCCATTCAACACCAGAATCCGCTTTCTTGCCGAACCGTATTCCTGTTCGCCCATCTCACACACTCCACGCGGCTCGGATCGCCGACCTCAGCTCACCGAGATCCGAGATCTCGGCCAAGGTAGCGTGACCGATCCCCTTTGTCAGGACGAAATAGATCATCCGATTTCTCACCTTTTTATCATAACCTATTGTAGGTACAAGTTGTTTCATGTCAACTGATGCCTTCGTCGGGAGCCCGATTCTCATCAGCAGCGTTCGAAGCCGATCAAGCTCGCCCCGTTCACACAGCCCTCGGTTGACCGACAGCATCGTTGCGACCACCATCCCGATGGCGATCGCCTCACCGTGCAAAAGTCGGTGATACCCGGCGAGGGTCTCGAGGGCATGTCCAACGGTATGCCCGAAGTTGAGGATGGCGCGCATCCCCTCCTCCCGTTCGTCCTGTTCGACAACCTGGGCCTTGATGGCGCATGAGCGCGTGACAAGGTGGGTCAACGATTCCGGCTCTGCGCGAAGGATGGCGTCCAACTCGGTTTCGATAGAGGCAAACAGCTCGCGGTCGGCGATCATCCCGTATTTGACCACCTCCGCCAGGCCTGCCCGGATCTGGCGCAGCGGCAGTGATCGCAACGTCTGCACGTCGGCGACGACCAGTGACGGCTGGTAAAAGGCGCCGACCAGGTTCTTCCCCTCGGGCAGATTGACGGCGACCTTGCCGCCGACGCTGCTGTCCACCTGCGCCAGCAGCGTCGTTGGGACCTGCACCAACGGGATGCCCCGCAAATAGGTGGCGGCTGCATACCCGGCCAGGTCGCCGATCACCCCGCCGCCCAGGGCCACCACGACAGAGCGACGATCCATCCGATTCTTCAAGAAGGCCTGATAGAGGCGGGCCGCCTGACGGAGCGACTTGGCCCGTTCGCCGGCTGGAATCTCTGTGAGTGCGACGTGAAATCCGGCCTTTCGAAGCGAGGCCGAGACCGTGGCCCCGTAGAGGTGATTGACGACGGGATTGGTCACGATCATCGCCCGCCGGCTCGGCAGCAGCTCACCGCACAGATCGCCCAGTTGCTTCAGAAGGCCGCTGCCGACGGCAATCTGGTAACTGCGACTGCCGAGCGATACCGGGACCCTGGCTTCACTCTTCATCGCCCGCGTTTCCCGATCGCGACCGCCTGCAGACCGAAATGACCGATAATCTGATCCACGATCGTCTCAATCCCGGTACGGCTCGTATCAATGGTAAGATCCGCCTCGGCATAGGCAGAAGCGCGCTGCCCGAGCAGCGTTCGGATCCTGGTGAGTCGGTCTGTCCCCTGCAACAGCGGACGACTGGCGTCACCGCCCAGTCGCTCCAGGATGACAGCGGGCTCGGCCGTCAGGCAGACCAGGACCGCGCCGGTTCGGAGACGTCGGAGATTGTCCGGGTCGAGGACGGCGCCGCCGCCCGTCGCCACGACACAGTTGGTGTGATGCCCCAGGCTTGCAATCAGGTCTCGCTCCTTTTGCCTGAACGCGGGCTCGCCCTCTGCCGCAAAGATCTCGGTAATCGTCAGCCCGGTTGTCGCCTCAATCGCCTCGTCCAGATCGAGAAAGGGTAACGCCAGCCGTTCGGCCAGACGACGTCCGACGGCGCTCTTGCCGGTCCCCATGAACCCGGTCAGGACGATTTTCATGTTACCGTTCGCGAATGGTCGTGACATACCCCTGGTAATTACGGATCATCTCTTCGACGCTGTCGCCGCCGAACTTTTCGATCAAGGCCCGCGCCAGCTCGAAGGCCACCGCGGCCTCGCCAACCACCCCGGCGGCGGGAACCGCGCAGATGTCCGACCGCTCGACGCTCGCCTGAAACGGCTCTTTCGTGCGGAGGTCTACGGAGGCCATCGGGGCGTACTGTGTAGCGATCGGCTTCATCGCCCCCCGTATGACGATCGGCTCGCCGTTCGTCATTCCGCCTTCAAGCCCTCCGGCCCGGTTGGTCTTGCGCACGAATCGACCCTCTTCATAAAAGATCTCATCATGCGCCTCGTACCCGAATCGTCTGGCGCCCTCGAATCCGAGACCGATCTCGACCCCTTTGATGGCCTGGATGCTCATCAGTGCCTGGGCCAGCCGACCGTCCAGTTTGCGGTCCCACTGCACGTAACTGCCGAGCCCGACCGGCAAATTGAGCGCAATCACCTCAAACACGCCGCCAAGACTGGTGCCCCTGCCCTTCGCCTCATCGATCTGTCTCATCATCGCATCGGCCGCCGCCCCATCTGCACAGCGTACCGGTGAACCCTCTGCCTGCTCTCGGATGTCCGCAAACGACAGACCGGACGTATCGGCTGCGACCGATCCGATCCCGACGACATGGCTGAACAGCTCGACGCCGAACTGCCGCAACAGCCGCTTGCACACGGCGCCGACCGCCACACGGGCGGTCGTCTCGCGGGCGCTGGCACGTTCAAGGATGTTGCGGATATCCTGCTGTCCGTACTTGAGCGCTCCGGCCAGATCTGCGTGCCCCGGTCGTGGACGGGTAACCGGTTCTTTCGGATCGATCTCCCTTCCGACCGGTGTCGGGTCCATCGTCGCTTTCCAGTTGTCCCAATCGCGGTTCGCAATCAGGATGGCGATCGGTCCCCCCAGCGTCAGACCGTGACGAACGCCGCCCACAAGGTCGGCCTCGTCCTTTTCAATGCGCATCCGGCCGCCGCGTCCGTACCCCTGCTGCCTTCGCGTCAGCTCATGCGTGATCTCGTGGGCCGCCAGCGGAAGATTGGCCGGGATCCCCTCAAGAATCGCGGTCAGCATCGGGCCGTGGGATTCGCCGGCCGTCAGGTAGCGCAACATGTCGTGACTCCGTGATCGTGCTTATTTATCCTTCGGATGGCTGGATCCTGGAACGCTGCAACAGATACTCGACGCAGTTCTGCGCGAAACGATTTCGATCCTTCCACTCGCCCGTCAGGGTCATATCCAACGCGATGGCCAGAATCGTTCCCTGGCCGACGCTGCGCTCAGCGATCAGCGGCATCGGGCGCCGCCCCCCTCCGGCGATCTCCGCGCCACCCGGGTCCCCTCCACCGGCAAAGGCGGCCTTCGACGCCTTACGATACTGAGCAACCTCCGTCGCGTCGTCGCGCAGGTCAAGCTCGTTAAAGAAGGCCATCGTCGGAATCACAACGTCTTGCAGGATCGGATGACCGGGCTGGAAAATCAACGTCGGACCGAACGGGTGCGGCAGCCAGTCATCGCGCGTCGGCCTCAGCGGCAAGAGCTCCCCGATCGCGGTTCCCGCATAGCCGCCGCTGCCATAGGACCGTTGCCCACCGGTGATCAGCAACGAACCGCCGCCGGCCAGATAGTCTGGTAACCCATCGCGCACTGCATCCGGCAGACTGTCGTACGCCACATTCGAGAGGACGATCAGCGAAAACGACGTCAGCGGCGTCTCCCCCGGTTCGCGGCTGACGACAGCTCCCGTGCTCGATTCCACCTCGGACCAAGCCACATAGGCGTCATCGCCAAGCGATAGGATCGCCGGCGCACTTTTCTCCGCCCTGAGGTCACGCGGGCCGACGACCCCACCGATTACGAGCGCGACGACGGTAAT is part of the Candidatus Methylomirabilota bacterium genome and harbors:
- a CDS encoding chorismate synthase produces the protein MLRYLTAGESHGPMLTAILEGIPANLPLAAHEITHELTRRQQGYGRGGRMRIEKDEADLVGGVRHGLTLGGPIAILIANRDWDNWKATMDPTPVGREIDPKEPVTRPRPGHADLAGALKYGQQDIRNILERASARETTARVAVGAVCKRLLRQFGVELFSHVVGIGSVAADTSGLSFADIREQAEGSPVRCADGAAADAMMRQIDEAKGRGTSLGGVFEVIALNLPVGLGSYVQWDRKLDGRLAQALMSIQAIKGVEIGLGFEGARRFGYEAHDEIFYEEGRFVRKTNRAGGLEGGMTNGEPIVIRGAMKPIATQYAPMASVDLRTKEPFQASVERSDICAVPAAGVVGEAAVAFELARALIEKFGGDSVEEMIRNYQGYVTTIRER
- a CDS encoding shikimate kinase; this translates as MKIVLTGFMGTGKSAVGRRLAERLALPFLDLDEAIEATTGLTITEIFAAEGEPAFRQKERDLIASLGHHTNCVVATGGGAVLDPDNLRRLRTGAVLVCLTAEPAVILERLGGDASRPLLQGTDRLTRIRTLLGQRASAYAEADLTIDTSRTGIETIVDQIIGHFGLQAVAIGKRGR
- the aroQ gene encoding type II 3-dehydroquinate dehydratase, which codes for MGEQEYGSARKRILVLNGPNLNLLGRREPNHYGRTTLKEIEEALRSYADARGAEIRFVQSNHEGALIDAIHEAIGWAEALIVNAGGLTHTSVGLRDAIIAVSIPTVEVHLSNIYRREPFRHRSLIADVAVGQISGFGALSYRLGLDAALQLLEKKG
- the efp gene encoding elongation factor P, yielding MMISGGDLRPGVKVELDGTPYVVTDFQWVKPGKGGAFMRTKLKNMKTGGIIDRTFRTEEKLPKAEVEDRKVQFLYHDGDVYHFMDTENFEQFTIDEKLLGEASGFLKDEMIISVMNHRGEPLGVVLPTFVELRVAETEPGLRGDTATGATKPATLETGATIQVPLFINIGDLLRVDTRTGAYVERA
- a CDS encoding 3-dehydroquinate synthase; translated protein: MKSEARVPVSLGSRSYQIAVGSGLLKQLGDLCGELLPSRRAMIVTNPVVNHLYGATVSASLRKAGFHVALTEIPAGERAKSLRQAARLYQAFLKNRMDRRSVVVALGGGVIGDLAGYAAATYLRGIPLVQVPTTLLAQVDSSVGGKVAVNLPEGKNLVGAFYQPSLVVADVQTLRSLPLRQIRAGLAEVVKYGMIADRELFASIETELDAILRAEPESLTHLVTRSCAIKAQVVEQDEREEGMRAILNFGHTVGHALETLAGYHRLLHGEAIAIGMVVATMLSVNRGLCERGELDRLRTLLMRIGLPTKASVDMKQLVPTIGYDKKVRNRMIYFVLTKGIGHATLAEISDLGELRSAIRAAWSV
- a CDS encoding TIGR02584 family CRISPR-associated protein, whose protein sequence is MYPKRILLAVTGLSPQVVTETLYALAVCQSPPFVPTEVRLITTAEGAERAQLALRSEDPGWFSRLRRDYALPHIAFDRNRIAILSDGDGTLTDIRTPSDNERGADLITETVRQLTADPQTALHVSIAGGRKTMGFYLGYALSLYGRLQDRLSHVLVSEPFESSWDFFYPTPYERIITTRDNKLANCADARVALAVIPFVSLRHGLPVNLLTGRSSFSQTVAAARRVLGPPDLTIDLRHRSISVAGQTVTVPPVELAFYSWLARRCQRGQPPLACPKDGVPEPDYAQAVLAEHQAIIGVLGDNDRTVAALRQGMDKNFFERRKSHANRLLKAALGPAATPYLIQRFNRRPNWTHGLDLEPVQIRYTTIATAERGDK
- the thiE gene encoding thiamine phosphate synthase — its product is MIAADACRLCVITDRQSARGLSHVEIAARAVEGGASMIQLRDKVAGPGQLLPEARQIAQLCRERGVCFIVNDRLDLALAADADGVHLGQDDLPPPAARRVLGPDKILGVSTHSLEQALEATEQGADYLGIGPIFATGTKATGYEPRGCGIIRQLRSRIDLPLIAIGGIALNNVGEVIAAGATGAAVISAIVGAADITAATAAFATAIHAARACLHSGRAIMSD